The Clostridium septicum genome contains a region encoding:
- a CDS encoding sensor histidine kinase: protein MSIKHSLIYRRLFIIYTIVIIFLLGSLDFYFIKKSARDVKENNLYINEKIVYGVNEEIHKISNSANIIINNMYKDQYIINDVLKFLSTDMLSYLKWKLDRFAESKEYYYKGVEYFTESTFNANEYLESITFISYDVETITKFNRMNQTSIQDIKDLNLKHEESYSHSDIICNEKSISYLREIREPVTLKPKGAIVLTYDLSYIKKILSNYEDKYELMLIDSKGFVTYDSTEKYKYEYYPYFEKLVAGKTQAYLDESYEVNMLLDTDSGILTLGKIKSNKINKLPSSFYNSLIFIDILLFIIVECLLYIKFEKLTERMDNILVVMEKVKEGKTDVSIPISNEKDELNFISQSFNDMCEKLDQHIKKSYLAEINQKEAELNQKKAEMVALQNQIDPHFLYNTLESIRMKAICNGDKEVGKMLYILAFLFRNQLKEKNIITIKSELDYCEKYIEIFKFRYEDKFKFNIECDDELLDKQIIKFTLQPLIENYFVHGIRLEDNDNKLNIKISKEGEDIIIVIKENGRGIPEEKLEVLTRMINNREELGKSIGILNAHKRIVMNYGEGYGIKIENDICKGTIISVKLPCREVDE from the coding sequence ATGAGTATTAAACATTCATTAATATATAGAAGATTATTTATTATTTATACAATAGTAATAATTTTTTTGTTAGGTAGTTTAGATTTTTATTTTATAAAAAAATCTGCTAGGGATGTTAAAGAAAATAATCTTTATATAAATGAAAAAATTGTATATGGAGTAAATGAAGAAATACATAAAATAAGTAACTCTGCGAATATAATAATAAATAACATGTATAAAGATCAATATATAATAAATGATGTATTGAAATTTTTATCTACAGACATGTTATCCTATCTAAAATGGAAGTTAGATAGATTTGCAGAAAGTAAGGAATATTATTATAAGGGTGTAGAATATTTTACAGAATCAACTTTTAATGCAAACGAATACTTAGAAAGTATTACTTTTATTAGTTATGATGTAGAAACAATAACTAAATTTAATAGAATGAACCAAACAAGTATTCAAGATATTAAAGACTTAAATTTAAAACATGAGGAATCTTATAGTCATTCAGATATTATTTGCAATGAAAAGTCAATAAGCTATCTTAGAGAAATAAGAGAACCAGTAACTCTTAAACCTAAAGGAGCAATAGTACTTACATATGATTTATCATATATTAAAAAAATACTAAGTAATTATGAAGATAAATATGAGCTTATGTTAATAGATAGCAAAGGGTTTGTTACTTATGATTCAACTGAAAAGTATAAATATGAGTATTATCCATATTTTGAAAAACTGGTAGCTGGAAAAACACAAGCATATTTAGATGAATCTTATGAAGTTAATATGTTGTTAGATACAGATTCTGGAATACTGACTTTAGGTAAAATAAAAAGTAATAAAATAAATAAGCTACCAAGTAGTTTTTATAATTCTTTAATTTTTATAGATATATTACTTTTCATTATAGTTGAATGTTTACTTTATATTAAATTTGAGAAGCTAACAGAGAGAATGGATAATATCTTAGTTGTTATGGAAAAAGTAAAAGAAGGGAAAACTGATGTTTCAATACCAATAAGTAATGAAAAGGATGAATTAAATTTTATTTCTCAAAGTTTTAATGATATGTGTGAGAAATTAGATCAGCATATTAAAAAGAGTTATTTAGCAGAAATAAACCAAAAGGAAGCAGAGCTAAATCAAAAAAAGGCTGAAATGGTAGCTCTTCAAAATCAAATAGATCCTCATTTTTTATATAATACTTTAGAGTCCATAAGAATGAAAGCTATATGTAATGGGGATAAAGAAGTAGGGAAGATGCTTTATATATTAGCATTTTTATTTAGGAACCAACTCAAAGAAAAAAATATTATAACAATTAAAAGTGAACTTGATTATTGTGAAAAATATATAGAAATATTTAAATTTAGATATGAAGATAAGTTTAAGTTCAATATAGAATGTGATGATGAATTACTAGATAAACAAATAATAAAATTTACATTGCAGCCATTAATAGAAAACTATTTTGTTCATGGTATAAGGCTAGAAGATAATGATAATAAGCTTAATATAAAAATATCAAAAGAAGGAGAAGATATAATAATAGTTATTAAAGAAAATGGTAGAGGAATACCTGAAGAAAAGCTAGAAGTTTTAACTAGAATGATAAACAATAGAGAAGAGCTTGGTAAATCTATTGGAATTTTAAATGCACATAAAAGAATTGTAATGAACTATGGAGAAGGTTATGGAATAAAAATAGAAAATGACATATGCAAGGGAACTATTATTTCAGTAAAATTACCATGCAGAGAGGTGGATGAATAA
- a CDS encoding PTS fructose transporter subunit IIC, whose translation MKLLAITSCPVGIAHTYIAAEKLNKMAKKMGVEIKVETQGSTGAENVITEQDIKEADGIIIAADKAVSLERFEGMAMIECPISRAIKEPDVLIQMFLDGKVEKKKTSKIKSVNEAKKEMKSKQPAFYKHLMGGVSYMIPVVVVAGLLIAIALAFGGQPTEAGLVIPDGSFWKKIEQIGGAGFTFMVPVLSGFIAYSIADRPGLVPGLIGGYIASNGYFYGSQANAGFLGGIVTGFLAGYVAKGLKSIKVPDIIRPIMPIIIIPIISTLVTGLAFIFILGGPITSVFEGLTNFLAGLSGTSSVVLATILGAMVAFDMGGPVNKVAFLFGVSMITAGHPEVMGPIAASVAIPPIGMGIATFLRKKFYSKEELDAGKAAFAMGLCGITEGAIPFASVDPLRVIPSLMVGSIVGANIAMLGKVTDIVPHGGPIVALMGGIEGVLMFLVAIIAGSMVSALMVNYLKGMKFRKEAK comes from the coding sequence ATGAAATTATTAGCAATAACATCATGTCCAGTAGGAATTGCACATACTTACATAGCAGCTGAAAAGTTGAATAAGATGGCAAAGAAAATGGGCGTAGAGATAAAAGTAGAAACTCAAGGATCAACAGGGGCTGAAAATGTTATAACAGAGCAAGATATAAAAGAAGCTGATGGAATAATAATTGCAGCAGATAAAGCAGTAAGTTTAGAAAGATTTGAAGGTATGGCAATGATTGAATGTCCAATCAGTAGAGCTATAAAAGAACCAGATGTATTAATTCAAATGTTTTTAGACGGAAAAGTAGAAAAGAAAAAGACAAGTAAAATTAAATCAGTAAATGAAGCTAAAAAAGAAATGAAGTCAAAGCAACCAGCATTCTACAAACACTTAATGGGTGGAGTTTCATATATGATTCCAGTTGTAGTTGTTGCAGGGTTATTAATAGCAATTGCTTTAGCATTTGGAGGTCAACCAACTGAAGCAGGACTTGTAATACCAGATGGTTCATTCTGGAAAAAGATAGAACAAATAGGTGGAGCAGGATTTACATTCATGGTACCAGTTCTTTCAGGATTTATAGCTTATTCAATAGCCGATAGACCAGGTTTAGTACCAGGATTAATTGGTGGATATATAGCATCTAATGGTTACTTCTATGGATCACAAGCAAATGCTGGATTCCTAGGTGGTATAGTAACTGGATTCTTAGCTGGTTATGTAGCTAAGGGATTAAAATCAATAAAAGTTCCAGATATTATTAGACCAATAATGCCAATAATAATAATACCAATAATATCAACACTAGTAACAGGATTAGCATTTATATTTATATTAGGTGGACCAATAACATCAGTATTTGAAGGATTAACTAATTTCCTAGCAGGATTGTCAGGAACAAGTTCAGTTGTATTAGCTACTATTTTAGGTGCAATGGTTGCATTTGATATGGGTGGTCCAGTAAATAAAGTTGCATTTTTATTCGGTGTTTCAATGATAACAGCAGGTCATCCAGAAGTAATGGGACCAATAGCTGCATCAGTAGCAATTCCTCCAATTGGAATGGGGATTGCAACATTCCTAAGAAAGAAATTCTATAGCAAAGAAGAATTAGATGCAGGTAAAGCAGCATTTGCAATGGGACTTTGTGGAATAACAGAAGGAGCAATACCATTTGCATCAGTTGATCCACTAAGAGTTATACCATCATTAATGGTAGGTTCAATAGTTGGAGCTAATATTGCAATGTTAGGTAAAGTTACAGATATAGTTCCTCATGGTGGACCAATAGTTGCTTTAATGGGAGGAATTGAAGGTGTACTAATGTTCTTAGTAGCAATAATAGCAGGTTCAATGGTATCAGCTTTAATGGTAAATTATTTAAAAGGAATGAAATTTAGAAAAGAAGCTAAATAA
- a CDS encoding glycoside hydrolase family 125 protein, producing MNSTTTTKLENIKETLIKIGQDLSNSIKDEKLKSLFYNCFINTIETTVTVEDKDTFVITGDIPAMWLRDSTSQVEHYLPFVKENENLKDLFTGLINRQMKCILIDPYANAFNKEANGQKWDNDITKDSPWVWERKYEIDSLCYPVRLIYKYWKGSGDTSFFNDEIKNVFNIIIDLWTTEQDHFGKSDYSFQRLNCSETDTLCNKGLGNPVSYTGMTWSGFRPSDDACKYGYLIPANMFASVVLKYIEEIAETIYNDYSLKEKALNLRNEIENGIEKYGIIENEEFGKIYAYETDGLGNYNFMDDANVPSLLSIPYIEFRNIDDEIYQNTRKFILSKNNPFYYEGTAASGIGSPHTPPEYIWHIALSMAGLTTNNKDEILSLLNTLINTDGDTRFMHEGFYCNNPKEFTRDWFAWSNSLFAYFIYEKIL from the coding sequence ATGAATTCGACAACTACTACAAAACTAGAAAATATTAAAGAAACATTAATTAAAATTGGACAAGATCTGTCTAATTCTATAAAAGATGAAAAATTAAAATCATTATTTTATAACTGTTTTATAAATACTATAGAAACTACTGTTACCGTTGAAGATAAGGATACTTTTGTAATAACTGGTGATATTCCTGCAATGTGGCTTAGAGACTCCACTTCGCAAGTTGAACATTATCTACCTTTTGTAAAGGAAAATGAAAATTTAAAAGACCTTTTTACAGGATTAATAAATAGACAAATGAAATGTATTCTTATAGATCCATATGCCAATGCTTTTAATAAAGAAGCAAATGGTCAAAAGTGGGATAACGATATAACTAAGGATAGTCCTTGGGTTTGGGAAAGAAAATATGAAATAGATTCTCTTTGCTATCCTGTAAGATTAATTTATAAATATTGGAAAGGATCAGGAGATACATCATTTTTTAATGATGAAATTAAAAATGTATTTAATATAATCATTGATTTATGGACAACTGAACAAGACCACTTTGGTAAATCTGATTATTCATTTCAAAGATTAAATTGTTCTGAAACAGATACTTTATGCAATAAAGGACTTGGTAACCCTGTTTCATATACTGGAATGACATGGTCAGGATTTAGACCTAGTGATGATGCTTGTAAATATGGTTATTTAATACCTGCTAATATGTTTGCATCAGTTGTATTAAAATATATAGAAGAAATTGCTGAAACTATATATAATGATTATTCTCTTAAAGAAAAAGCATTAAATTTAAGAAATGAAATTGAAAATGGAATTGAAAAATATGGAATTATAGAAAATGAAGAGTTTGGTAAAATATATGCTTATGAAACAGATGGATTAGGAAATTATAATTTCATGGATGACGCTAATGTACCAAGCTTATTATCAATACCTTATATTGAGTTTAGAAATATTGATGATGAAATTTATCAAAATACTAGAAAATTTATATTAAGCAAAAATAATCCATTTTATTATGAAGGAACTGCAGCTAGTGGGATAGGAAGTCCTCACACTCCCCCTGAATATATATGGCATATAGCATTATCAATGGCTGGACTTACTACTAATAATAAAGACGAAATTTTATCTTTATTAAATACATTAATAAATACAGATGGTGATACTAGATTCATGCATGAAGGCTTTTATTGTAATAATCCAAAGGAATTTACAAGAGATTGGTTTGCTTGGTCAAATTCTTTATTTGCTTACTTCATATATGAAAAAATTCTATAG
- a CDS encoding PTS sugar transporter subunit IIA, with protein sequence MNNKLFDVKYMDLNLETKEKFATIKHLASLIEDRLVDVDNYVEDVKKREAISTTGIGDGVAIPHAKSSWVKVPTVVVGKSSKGIEWESLDDEPVNMVFLIAVPEGEGNEHLKILQVLAVSLMDDDFKAEIENATDKKVIEELLLEKTK encoded by the coding sequence ATGAACAACAAATTATTTGACGTAAAATATATGGATTTAAACTTAGAAACAAAAGAGAAGTTCGCTACAATAAAACACTTAGCAAGCTTAATTGAAGATAGACTTGTAGATGTTGATAATTATGTAGAAGATGTAAAAAAGAGAGAAGCAATATCAACAACAGGTATAGGTGATGGCGTTGCTATACCTCATGCAAAATCATCTTGGGTAAAAGTACCAACAGTTGTAGTTGGAAAAAGCTCAAAGGGAATAGAATGGGAAAGCTTAGATGATGAACCAGTAAATATGGTATTTTTAATAGCAGTTCCAGAAGGTGAAGGAAATGAACATCTAAAGATTCTTCAAGTTTTAGCAGTAAGCTTAATGGATGATGATTTTAAAGCAGAAATTGAAAATGCAACTGATAAGAAAGTAATTGAAGAATTATTATTAGAAAAGACAAAATAA
- a CDS encoding glucosaminidase domain-containing protein has translation MRKLRNFLIIMLCLVILLPSLEALAEDKSEKNLEVALDYGDGNYKSVYKIIDPEEAIKEAIKLEEDTKKKGSIIPVVIIEDGKVIYSTNFMAKIWKHIKGKPQGILTCKVNIYSDSALTKKFANMNQGYIEDVPIIEDIGTAAKVQINGYNGWINKNKNSDDYDLVKIPITEATNPSYYFSRNGILYHFISYDLSDKEEAGYSIKIGKAPSYFEEGIHYYSYDGIYFYKGNTVLQGLSKLITDLRNNTKNHSINAKTPYYSYFQYLPFRTKTSYTAEELNLYITNNTIEKSKLRGIGKVLIECQNKYGVNPLLILGIAMNESYLGTSYMAINKNNLFNIQSNEFGVTGDKDSFSNIEECVREFAKNYISRGYIDPADKRYFGGYLGNKALGMNAKYSLDPFFGEKVAENIFNIDRTLSNGKFRDYDGYQLALYKGSNNMLNSKGELLYKINSSVNELGGKVGNIVALTYRELNEKSKYEVFPERTTPIYYAGKSKQYSGNYNWKDRGFLNAQNIEFINTPSTPFIPGYKKTDVNKDGEVDIEDLARVSLQYNKSSSDKAFKKYLDLNRDGIIDIFDLIQVSKNM, from the coding sequence GTGAGAAAATTAAGAAATTTTTTAATAATAATGCTATGTTTAGTAATATTATTACCAAGTTTAGAAGCTTTGGCTGAAGATAAAAGTGAAAAAAACTTAGAAGTAGCTTTAGATTATGGTGATGGGAATTATAAATCTGTATATAAAATAATAGACCCAGAAGAAGCTATTAAAGAGGCTATTAAATTAGAAGAAGATACTAAAAAAAAGGGATCAATAATACCTGTTGTAATAATTGAAGATGGAAAGGTTATTTATTCTACGAACTTTATGGCAAAAATATGGAAACATATTAAAGGAAAACCTCAGGGGATATTAACATGCAAAGTTAATATTTATTCTGACTCAGCATTAACTAAAAAGTTTGCAAATATGAATCAAGGTTATATAGAAGATGTACCTATTATAGAAGATATAGGCACAGCAGCTAAGGTACAAATAAATGGATATAACGGATGGATTAATAAAAACAAGAACTCAGATGACTATGATTTGGTTAAAATACCCATAACAGAAGCAACTAATCCTAGCTATTATTTTAGTAGAAATGGTATATTGTATCATTTTATTTCGTATGATCTTTCAGATAAAGAGGAAGCAGGCTATTCTATAAAAATAGGAAAAGCGCCATCTTATTTTGAAGAAGGGATACACTATTATAGCTATGATGGAATTTATTTCTATAAGGGTAATACTGTATTGCAAGGACTTAGTAAACTTATAACTGATTTAAGAAATAATACTAAAAACCATTCAATAAATGCAAAAACACCATACTATTCATATTTTCAGTATTTGCCATTTAGAACTAAGACAAGCTATACTGCAGAAGAATTGAATTTATATATAACTAATAATACTATAGAAAAAAGTAAATTAAGAGGAATAGGAAAAGTATTAATAGAGTGTCAAAATAAGTATGGTGTAAACCCATTGTTAATTTTAGGAATTGCAATGAATGAGTCGTACCTAGGAACTTCATATATGGCAATAAATAAAAATAACCTATTTAATATACAATCAAATGAATTTGGAGTAACAGGAGATAAGGATTCATTTAGTAATATTGAAGAGTGTGTAAGAGAGTTTGCTAAAAACTATATTTCAAGAGGATATATAGATCCTGCTGATAAAAGGTATTTTGGTGGATATTTAGGGAATAAAGCTTTGGGAATGAATGCAAAATACTCTCTAGATCCATTCTTTGGAGAAAAGGTAGCCGAAAATATATTTAATATAGATAGAACACTTTCAAATGGAAAATTTAGAGACTATGATGGATATCAATTAGCATTATATAAAGGAAGTAATAATATGTTAAACTCCAAAGGAGAACTTTTATATAAAATAAATTCATCAGTTAATGAATTAGGAGGAAAAGTTGGAAATATAGTTGCTTTAACATATAGAGAATTAAACGAAAAATCTAAATATGAAGTTTTTCCAGAGCGAACAACACCAATATATTATGCTGGAAAAAGCAAACAATATAGTGGTAATTATAATTGGAAGGATAGAGGATTTTTAAATGCTCAAAATATTGAGTTTATAAATACACCTAGTACACCATTTATACCAGGATATAAAAAAACTGATGTTAATAAAGATGGGGAAGTTGATATAGAGGATTTAGCTAGAGTTTCATTACAATATAATAAGTCCAGCTCTGATAAAGCATTTAAAAAATACTTAGATTTAAATAGAGATGGAATTATAGACATTTTCGACTTAATTCAAGTATCAAAAAATATGTAA
- a CDS encoding response regulator, whose product MYKVMLVDDEKLILQGLLNIIEWDKLDLEVIHLAEDGMEALEKFKDNPVDIIVTDINMPRLTGLELLKEIKALDSNVKFIILSGYDEFSYARTAIKLGVENYILKPIDEEELESSLKKLKKKIEEEKSKDIKVLEKNRLLIEFINGKINKDDLDYIRDVINLDFKEKSYTVSSIKISNKDVNENNNICEIIKGITNEKFEVLYKFDGHIVLINSWNENISKEEILNYYNNVNKKLAKDFNADVFIAIGDRVDSIENLKESYRVSNHLKKYILTEGSNICLCKDDVEKLEKDNRSFNMEIENINKLIIEKNKSELEKYILNIFEEHLTPRNIYDLSIKTILLIDKVSDEFKLELKYRRDSLRDTLVELCNESAIDNIKSFILGEIDELMELMTSNTIKYSPVVQQVVNNVNEKYYEELSLKTLAQQYNINSSYLGQIFTKEVGASFSDYLNKVKNMKAKELILNTNMKINDIAKAVGYFDTSYFYRKFKKYYGVCPSTLREMKNY is encoded by the coding sequence ATGTATAAGGTTATGTTGGTTGATGATGAAAAATTAATATTACAAGGATTATTAAATATAATTGAGTGGGACAAGTTGGATTTAGAAGTTATACATTTAGCAGAAGATGGTATGGAGGCTTTGGAAAAATTCAAAGATAATCCTGTGGATATTATTGTTACAGATATCAATATGCCTAGATTAACAGGGCTTGAGCTTCTAAAAGAAATTAAAGCATTAGATAGTAATGTTAAGTTTATTATTTTAAGTGGATATGATGAATTTAGTTATGCTAGAACAGCTATAAAATTAGGAGTAGAAAATTATATATTAAAACCTATAGATGAGGAAGAATTAGAATCTTCTTTAAAAAAGCTTAAGAAAAAAATTGAAGAAGAAAAGTCAAAGGATATAAAGGTTTTAGAAAAAAATAGGCTATTAATAGAATTTATAAATGGAAAAATAAATAAAGATGATCTAGATTATATAAGAGATGTAATAAATTTAGATTTTAAAGAAAAAAGCTATACTGTAAGTAGTATAAAAATTAGTAATAAGGATGTTAATGAGAATAATAATATATGTGAAATTATTAAAGGTATAACAAATGAAAAATTTGAAGTTTTGTATAAGTTTGATGGTCATATAGTACTTATTAATTCATGGAATGAAAATATTAGCAAAGAAGAGATTTTAAATTATTATAACAATGTAAATAAAAAACTTGCTAAAGATTTTAATGCCGATGTATTTATTGCTATAGGAGATAGAGTAGATTCTATAGAAAATCTAAAAGAAAGTTATAGGGTTTCAAATCATTTAAAGAAATATATATTAACAGAAGGATCTAATATATGTTTGTGTAAGGATGATGTTGAAAAGTTAGAAAAAGATAATAGAAGTTTCAATATGGAAATAGAAAATATAAATAAGCTTATTATAGAAAAAAATAAGAGTGAATTAGAAAAATATATTTTAAACATATTTGAAGAACATTTAACACCAAGAAATATATATGATTTATCTATAAAAACAATATTACTTATAGATAAGGTTTCAGATGAATTTAAACTAGAACTAAAATATCGTAGAGATAGCTTAAGAGATACATTGGTAGAACTTTGTAATGAAAGTGCGATAGATAATATAAAATCATTTATTTTAGGTGAAATAGATGAACTAATGGAGCTTATGACTTCCAATACTATAAAATACAGTCCTGTAGTACAGCAAGTTGTAAATAATGTTAACGAAAAGTATTATGAGGAGCTAAGCTTAAAAACCTTAGCACAACAGTACAATATAAATAGCTCATATTTAGGTCAAATATTTACTAAAGAGGTTGGAGCATCATTTTCAGATTACTTAAATAAAGTAAAAAATATGAAAGCAAAAGAACTTATATTAAATACAAATATGAAAATAAATGATATTGCAAAAGCTGTAGGATATTTTGATACAAGCTATTTCTATAGAAAATTTAAGAAGTATTATGGTGTTTGCCCATCAACATTAAGGGAAATGAAAAATTACTAG
- a CDS encoding DUF624 domain-containing protein: protein MILNIPFILFFLFVGISNIFTYFPLFLVTLIPTGAAFTTLLFCMGKIVRDKDLSIVKDFIRGFKMNFKQSTILWCCELVLIFILHFNIRFFSTIKYNLLLTCIFSGLLIFMLLATPYIYILLSRFSMKNLDLIKASLILTFTRPILTICNVLIAAITLIFFEITPGTTVLFISSIFTFLLAFSNKALLKELEIGYSK, encoded by the coding sequence ATGATATTAAATATTCCTTTTATACTATTCTTTTTATTTGTAGGGATAAGTAATATTTTCACATACTTTCCTCTATTTTTAGTAACTTTAATTCCTACAGGTGCAGCTTTTACTACATTATTATTTTGTATGGGGAAAATAGTGAGAGATAAAGATTTAAGTATCGTAAAAGACTTTATTCGTGGATTTAAGATGAATTTTAAACAAAGTACTATATTATGGTGCTGTGAGTTAGTTTTAATATTTATTTTGCATTTTAATATTAGATTTTTCTCAACTATAAAATATAATTTACTACTTACTTGTATATTTTCTGGATTGTTAATATTTATGCTTTTAGCAACTCCCTATATATATATATTACTTAGTAGATTTTCTATGAAAAATCTTGATCTTATTAAAGCCTCACTTATTCTTACATTTACTAGACCTATACTTACTATTTGTAATGTTTTAATTGCGGCTATTACACTTATATTCTTTGAAATAACTCCAGGTACAACTGTTTTGTTTATTTCTAGTATATTTACATTTTTACTTGCATTCTCTAATAAGGCCTTATTAAAAGAACTTGAGATAGGTTATTCAAAATAA
- a CDS encoding HAD-IIB family hydrolase yields the protein MKKLLATDLDGTLINNNRISDNNKQAINNLKNNNHILVVSTGRPYNGITFLKEEDNVVADYYVLLNGALIIDKEGKTVKHEVIKYNDIVSILKNFQKENMAISVETGYTTYVLTKWDNLPYADKTNLNSIEELKDKEISLISMYCKDIDKVVIEEMKNEINKKYGDKIIAYRNDVYIDIVPVGCSKGHGVEYVAKVENLDKKSIYTIGDSWNDLTMFNITDNSFTFNNVEEELKKYVNNLVDSVAECIIEYIL from the coding sequence GTGAAAAAATTATTAGCAACTGATTTAGATGGAACTTTAATAAACAATAATAGAATAAGTGATAATAATAAACAGGCTATAAATAATCTTAAAAATAATAATCATATTTTAGTTGTTTCAACTGGAAGACCTTATAATGGAATAACTTTTTTAAAGGAAGAAGATAATGTAGTTGCGGATTACTATGTGCTATTAAACGGAGCATTAATAATAGATAAGGAAGGTAAAACTGTTAAACATGAAGTAATAAAATATAATGATATAGTAAGTATATTAAAAAACTTTCAAAAAGAAAATATGGCTATCTCAGTAGAGACAGGATATACTACTTATGTATTAACAAAATGGGACAACCTCCCTTATGCAGACAAGACTAATTTAAATAGCATAGAAGAATTAAAAGATAAAGAAATAAGTTTAATATCAATGTATTGTAAAGATATAGATAAAGTAGTAATAGAAGAAATGAAAAATGAAATAAATAAAAAGTATGGAGACAAGATAATTGCATATAGAAATGATGTTTATATAGATATAGTTCCAGTAGGATGTTCAAAGGGACACGGTGTAGAATATGTGGCAAAAGTAGAAAATCTAGATAAGAAGTCAATATATACAATAGGTGATTCTTGGAATGATTTAACTATGTTTAATATAACAGATAACTCTTTTACATTTAATAATGTAGAGGAAGAACTAAAAAAGTATGTTAACAATTTAGTAGATTCAGTAGCTGAATGTATAATTGAATACATATTATAA